The Zingiber officinale cultivar Zhangliang chromosome 2A, Zo_v1.1, whole genome shotgun sequence genomic sequence ATTCTTACTGCCAATTCTTGAAAATTCTTGGAGTAAAATACTGCTGCATTTCTAAGTATCAATAGGTatttccaaacaagaagaaagcatctatgttgtaaatcttgtaagatttttcttatatttcttgtttgtattgagagtcttataCGATGTttctctttcttatattttttcttgtttgtattgagagtcttataCGACGTTTCTCCACCTCTAGTTGTTCTGTGAAGAAATTATTTTCTTAGTGAAGAATATATTTAATGTGTAAATCCTTGAATTAGTAATCTCTTCTTAAGATACATATCAAATAAATTTCTGTGTTAATATTAGAAAGCCCGAAGTCTGAACCGATCCTAACACAaacaattttaatcttaaatttttttatttccgTATTATGACAACTCAATTATAGTAACTATAATAGCATAGATACTAGAACATTCGTAACTACTGCAATACGTCAATTTAGATTTAgatggaaaaaataatagaagaggGACAATAAtgagaataaattattatttataatagAGATGGGACGCCCTTTTCATAATAACTCGATATAGGACGCATCTTTGATAATTCATTAAAAAAAGACACCTTTTTAATTTTTGCCCATAAATTAAGCTGTGGTGATATACAATCTCATAACTCATGATACCGTACATGAACTCGAGCTCTACTGATGATTAAATGGTGGTTCTGAAGTTTGAGGTGGTGAGGTGGGTGTTCGTGCTTGTCCTGATGGTGGTGGTCTTGGTCTTGCATACTCGGCGAAAATAACCCAGCCATCGAGAAACTGCAATCACATTGACAAATGTAAGAAAAGTGAGGATGACATGAACAAAAACAAGAGCTGAATAGATGTAAAGAGGAACTCTCAAGCTTCAAATATCTACTCATCGAATCTGGGCGACCGGCCTTCAAGTATCTACTTTAAATTGCAATATAAGTTGCTTTGAAGTAGTTAAGTTATAATTTTCTCTGTTTGAAATTGCGAGCCAGCAATAACTATATAGATGAAATGCAAGATAAACCGTGCCGAACTAACCTTGCCGTCCATTCCTTTTATACCTTCTGCTGCTTCTTCCAAGGTTGCATACCCTACAAATCCAAAACCTTTAGGATAGCCTGATATGCGATCAGTCACAACCCTAGCTGTGGAAATTCAATTTTTAGCATCTTGCAAAcatattttcaagaaaaaaattggAAGAAAAATACCATAGACAACTTGACCGAATTTTGAAAAAGCTTCCCTCAATCCTTCAGATGTTGTTCGCTTGCTGAGTCCTGAAAACAAGACACCAGCTAATGATATCTTGTATAAAGAATTTGTGCCGGAGAAATTAAACAAATACAAATAAGGTTGAGTCAAGCAtagattttacaagaagaaacaaAGTGGAA encodes the following:
- the LOC122039851 gene encoding organelle RRM domain-containing protein 2, mitochondrial-like isoform X2; translated protein: MAALRSGFRRLFSISAFSPPPRAAVPSPAEPSTNLFVSGLSKRTTSEGLREAFSKFGQVVYGYATLEEAAEGIKGMDGKFLDGWVIFAEYARPRPPPSGQARTPTSPPQTSEPPFNHQ
- the LOC122039851 gene encoding organelle RRM domain-containing protein 2, mitochondrial-like isoform X1; this translates as MAALRSGFRRLFSISAFSPPPRAAVPSPAEPSTNLFVSGLSKRTTSEGLREAFSKFGQVVYARVVTDRISGYPKGFGFVGYATLEEAAEGIKGMDGKFLDGWVIFAEYARPRPPPSGQARTPTSPPQTSEPPFNHQ